Proteins from one Corynebacterium testudinoris genomic window:
- a CDS encoding alpha/beta fold hydrolase, with protein sequence MTVAETWHDDILGPGFQALDIPLGPDPEGEGEVQATLVRYLPEGLDAADDEWTGRSAVMWVPGMTDYFFHSHVAKDLHEAGIAVYAVDLRKIGRARMEGQRWHFSLDFAHYFPDLTAALDIITETHPDVTPIAHSTGGLIAPLWADHLARNDSARHAKLKGIVLNSPWLDMQYPRPLVRIGRPIINVAGRLLPNLEVPGGNLGTYGVSLHKDHFGEWDFDTELKPVGGHRKYLGWLREVLRRQKQVQEGEVDVAVPVLTLCSTHSLLGAGYSPASNSADTVLDIEQIKRWAPELGENVTVRPIEGARHDVFLSTPTPLAEALDVTKGWLRKL encoded by the coding sequence ATGACTGTTGCAGAAACCTGGCACGACGACATCCTCGGCCCTGGATTCCAGGCGCTCGACATCCCTTTGGGCCCCGACCCGGAAGGGGAAGGCGAAGTGCAGGCGACGCTGGTGCGCTACCTGCCTGAAGGCCTCGACGCGGCCGATGACGAGTGGACCGGCAGAAGTGCGGTGATGTGGGTGCCCGGCATGACGGATTATTTCTTCCACAGCCACGTGGCCAAGGACCTGCATGAGGCGGGTATCGCCGTGTACGCCGTGGACCTGCGCAAGATTGGTCGCGCTCGGATGGAAGGCCAGCGATGGCACTTCAGCCTCGACTTTGCCCACTACTTCCCTGACCTCACCGCGGCGCTGGATATTATTACGGAAACCCACCCCGACGTGACCCCCATCGCGCATTCCACCGGCGGGCTCATCGCCCCCTTGTGGGCGGATCACTTGGCGCGCAACGATAGCGCACGCCACGCCAAGCTCAAGGGCATCGTGTTAAACAGCCCGTGGCTAGACATGCAGTACCCGCGCCCGCTGGTGCGGATCGGTCGGCCGATCATCAACGTCGCAGGCAGGCTGCTGCCGAACCTGGAGGTTCCCGGCGGCAACCTCGGTACCTACGGAGTGTCCTTGCACAAAGACCACTTCGGGGAATGGGACTTTGACACCGAGCTCAAGCCGGTCGGTGGGCACCGCAAGTATCTCGGCTGGTTGCGGGAGGTGCTGCGCCGCCAGAAGCAGGTGCAGGAGGGTGAGGTAGACGTGGCGGTGCCGGTGCTCACCTTGTGTTCGACTCACTCGCTCCTCGGGGCTGGGTACTCCCCCGCCTCGAATTCCGCTGACACCGTCCTCGACATCGAGCAGATTAAGCGGTGGGCGCCGGAACTGGGCGAGAACGTGACGGTCCGGCCGATTGAAGGGGCCCGGCACGATGTTTTCCTCTCCACACCCACTCCCCTCGCGGAGGCGCTGGACGTGACTAAGGGTTGGCTTCGAAAGCTCTAA
- the mtr gene encoding mycothione reductase, producing the protein MTHFDLIIIGTGSGNSIPGPEFNDKSIAIVEEGTFGGTCLNVGCIPTKMYVYAADTAFDTKHAADLGINAQVNSVDWPAIVDRIFVQRIDPIAAGGEAYRRGPETPNITVYSGHATFVGERTIQVGADTISADEIVIATGSRPQVPTVFRESGARYYTNEDIMRLPEQPQSIVIIGGGFIAMEFAHVFDALGTHVTLVPRTTLMRTLDADLTSRVNAIAAERFDVRYGRTVSAVTEGAEGVTVTLDDSSTVTADVVLVATGRVPNGDRLDLAAGGIEMLADGRVAVDEFGRSTTAPGVWALGDASSPYMLKHVANAEMRAVRHNLIHPEDLKAMPHTNVPSAVFTHPQIATVGLTEQQAIDAGYDITVKIQNYGDVAYGWAMDDHTGICKLIADKQTGRLLGAHYLGAQAATLIQQMITVMAFDLDVREVATQQYWIHPALPELTENALLGLEF; encoded by the coding sequence ATGACCCATTTCGACCTCATCATTATCGGCACCGGCTCCGGTAACTCCATCCCGGGACCAGAATTCAACGACAAGTCGATCGCCATCGTCGAAGAGGGTACCTTCGGTGGCACCTGCCTCAACGTCGGCTGTATCCCCACCAAAATGTATGTTTATGCTGCGGATACCGCCTTTGATACCAAGCATGCCGCAGACCTTGGCATCAACGCCCAGGTCAACTCCGTTGACTGGCCGGCGATTGTGGACCGGATTTTTGTCCAGCGCATCGATCCGATTGCTGCCGGCGGTGAGGCGTACCGCCGCGGCCCAGAGACCCCGAACATCACCGTCTATAGTGGCCACGCCACCTTTGTCGGCGAGCGGACGATCCAGGTCGGCGCCGACACGATCAGCGCCGATGAGATCGTCATTGCTACCGGATCCCGCCCGCAGGTCCCCACCGTCTTCCGCGAGTCGGGTGCGCGCTACTACACCAATGAAGACATCATGCGCCTGCCTGAGCAGCCACAGTCGATCGTCATCATCGGTGGCGGCTTCATCGCCATGGAGTTTGCGCATGTCTTTGACGCTTTGGGCACGCACGTCACCCTCGTCCCGCGCACCACGCTCATGCGCACGCTCGACGCGGATCTGACCTCCCGGGTCAACGCCATTGCCGCCGAGCGCTTCGATGTCCGCTATGGCCGCACGGTCAGCGCTGTCACCGAAGGCGCTGAGGGCGTGACCGTCACCCTCGATGACTCCTCGACGGTGACCGCCGACGTCGTCCTCGTCGCCACCGGTCGCGTCCCCAACGGCGATCGCCTCGACCTCGCCGCCGGGGGCATCGAGATGCTTGCCGACGGCCGCGTTGCGGTCGATGAGTTCGGCCGCTCCACCACCGCCCCCGGCGTGTGGGCATTGGGCGATGCGTCCTCCCCCTACATGCTCAAGCACGTCGCCAACGCCGAGATGCGCGCGGTGCGCCACAACCTCATTCACCCCGAGGATCTCAAGGCCATGCCGCACACCAATGTGCCGTCCGCGGTGTTCACCCACCCGCAGATCGCCACCGTCGGGTTGACGGAGCAGCAGGCCATCGATGCCGGATACGACATCACGGTAAAGATCCAGAATTACGGCGACGTCGCTTACGGCTGGGCCATGGATGACCACACGGGCATTTGTAAGCTCATCGCCGACAAGCAGACCGGACGGCTGCTGGGCGCCCACTACCTCGGCGCCCAGGCAGCCACCCTTATCCAGCAGATGATCACGGTCATGGCCTTCGACCTCGATGTCCGTGAGGTGGCTACCCAGCAGTACTGGATCCACCCCGCCCTGCCGGAGCTGACCGAGAACGCGCTGCTGGGGCTGGAATTCTAA
- the map gene encoding type I methionyl aminopeptidase, which yields MSTRAPLTQGKISPIRTVPDDIARPEYVWKDDVQENIGEPFVQTPEVIEAMREASKIAANALKVAGEAVVPGNTTDDLDRIAHEYMADHGAYPSTLGYRGFPKSSCTSMNEIVCHGIPDSTVIEDGDIVNIDVTAFKNGVHGDTNATFLAGNVSEEHRLLVERTKEAMMRGIKAAKPGREINVIGRVIESYANRFGYNVVRDFTGHGVGPTFHNGLVVLHYDSTVYRDILEPGMTLTVEPMINLGGLDYTIWDNDWTVQNNDRRFTAQFEHTIVITADGNEILTLAD from the coding sequence ATGTCTACTCGCGCACCCCTGACTCAAGGTAAAATTTCCCCGATCCGCACCGTCCCGGACGACATCGCCCGCCCCGAATACGTGTGGAAGGACGACGTCCAAGAAAACATCGGCGAGCCCTTCGTCCAGACGCCCGAGGTCATTGAGGCGATGCGCGAGGCATCCAAGATCGCCGCGAATGCCCTCAAGGTGGCGGGGGAGGCCGTAGTCCCGGGCAATACCACCGACGACCTGGACCGCATCGCCCACGAGTACATGGCCGATCACGGTGCCTACCCCTCGACGCTGGGCTACCGGGGCTTTCCCAAGTCCTCGTGCACCTCGATGAATGAGATCGTCTGCCACGGTATCCCCGACAGCACGGTGATCGAAGACGGCGACATCGTCAACATCGACGTCACCGCCTTCAAAAATGGCGTCCACGGCGACACCAACGCGACGTTCCTCGCCGGCAATGTCTCTGAGGAACACCGCCTGCTCGTCGAGCGCACCAAGGAAGCGATGATGCGCGGCATCAAGGCCGCCAAGCCCGGCCGCGAGATCAACGTCATTGGCCGAGTCATCGAGTCCTATGCCAACCGCTTCGGCTACAACGTCGTCCGCGACTTCACCGGCCACGGCGTGGGCCCCACCTTCCACAACGGACTCGTGGTGTTGCACTACGATTCCACCGTCTACCGCGACATCCTCGAGCCGGGCATGACCTTGACCGTGGAGCCGATGATCAACCTGGGCGGCCTGGATTACACCATTTGGGACAACGACTGGACGGTGCAAAACAACGATCGTCGTTTCACCGCCCAGTTCGAGCACACCATCGTCATCACCGCCGATGGCAATGAGATCCTGACGCTGGCGGACTAG
- a CDS encoding penicillin-binding transpeptidase domain-containing protein yields MKRATAAFLATTLVFGLAACTPKPPSAEPTAEDFLQALSHRDVDKLSELVDVPSTATDIITTTFDGLQAEGLTATLNEVDAQDNLATARYTLEWQLPRERTLSYDTSLTLTKAGEEWTVRWQPTILHPRLGANQHLELRPVPAVKASVVSSDGADILQPGVAYRVLVDTDAVSDVRPLAAQIASAVNATEPQTPVDASALASRLDGAQGKYSVMMLDSTVGPIVRDRLDNVEGIIINEEAAMVTVDPGFAPDIMSRVSTIIGDELDGANGWKVTAVNQYGATIDDLEYHAAAPAPAVRVGLDYNIQRAAQDAVNLRPESQAMIVAIRPSTGQVLAVAQTKKADEAGDLALSGQFPPGSVFKIITAAAGIQDDGLSADTIVPCPGSMDIYGRQVVNYNMFALGNVPLERAFASSCNTTFADISTKLEPGQLKHTAKQFGLGVDYDIPGLGTVTGSVPEGETPLERTEAGYGQGLDLASPFGLALVAATAARGDTPVPVLIDGHDTDVSEHLPPPDPGAISQVQRMMRSVVTSGTARGMQAGGEIYGKTGEAEINEGSHAWFAGYRDDDIAFATLVVLGGGSEISVAITDHFFRTLDGYRAEPGLR; encoded by the coding sequence ATGAAAAGGGCGACCGCGGCCTTCCTGGCCACGACATTGGTGTTCGGGCTGGCCGCATGCACGCCCAAGCCTCCCTCCGCCGAGCCCACGGCGGAGGATTTCCTCCAGGCGCTGTCCCACCGGGACGTCGATAAGCTCTCTGAATTGGTCGATGTCCCCTCCACTGCCACGGATATCATCACCACGACCTTTGATGGGCTGCAGGCCGAGGGACTCACGGCCACGCTCAACGAAGTTGATGCCCAGGACAACCTCGCCACCGCGCGGTACACCTTGGAATGGCAGCTTCCGCGCGAACGCACCCTGAGCTATGACACATCCCTCACGTTGACCAAGGCGGGGGAGGAGTGGACCGTCCGCTGGCAGCCCACGATTCTCCATCCGCGGTTGGGCGCGAACCAGCATTTGGAATTGCGTCCGGTGCCCGCGGTGAAGGCGAGCGTGGTCAGCTCTGATGGGGCGGATATTTTGCAACCCGGTGTGGCCTACCGCGTGCTCGTGGACACCGATGCGGTGAGCGATGTGCGGCCCCTGGCCGCCCAGATTGCCAGCGCCGTCAACGCCACCGAACCGCAGACCCCGGTGGATGCGTCAGCCCTGGCCAGCCGCCTCGATGGGGCACAGGGCAAGTATTCGGTGATGATGCTGGATTCGACGGTCGGCCCCATTGTGCGCGACCGGTTGGACAACGTCGAGGGCATCATCATCAACGAAGAGGCCGCGATGGTGACGGTTGATCCGGGTTTCGCCCCCGACATCATGTCGCGCGTGTCCACCATTATTGGTGATGAGCTTGATGGGGCCAACGGCTGGAAAGTCACCGCCGTGAACCAGTACGGTGCGACGATCGACGACCTTGAATACCACGCCGCCGCCCCCGCCCCGGCTGTGCGCGTGGGACTGGATTACAACATTCAACGCGCCGCCCAAGATGCGGTGAACTTACGCCCCGAATCTCAGGCGATGATTGTTGCCATCCGCCCCTCGACGGGCCAGGTCCTCGCCGTCGCGCAGACAAAGAAAGCCGACGAGGCCGGTGACCTCGCGCTGTCTGGCCAATTCCCGCCCGGCTCCGTGTTCAAGATCATCACCGCCGCCGCCGGAATCCAAGACGACGGCCTCAGCGCCGACACCATCGTGCCCTGCCCCGGCAGCATGGATATCTACGGCCGTCAGGTGGTCAACTACAACATGTTCGCCCTCGGCAATGTCCCCCTCGAACGCGCCTTCGCCAGCTCCTGCAACACCACCTTCGCCGATATTTCCACCAAGCTCGAACCCGGCCAGCTCAAGCACACGGCGAAACAATTCGGCCTCGGGGTTGACTACGATATCCCCGGCCTGGGCACCGTCACCGGCTCCGTCCCCGAGGGCGAGACCCCGCTCGAGCGCACCGAAGCCGGCTACGGCCAGGGCCTCGACCTGGCCAGCCCCTTCGGCCTGGCGTTGGTCGCCGCCACTGCCGCCCGCGGCGACACCCCGGTCCCCGTGCTTATCGACGGCCACGATACCGACGTCAGCGAGCACCTCCCGCCCCCCGACCCCGGTGCCATCAGCCAAGTGCAACGGATGATGCGCTCAGTGGTCACCTCCGGCACTGCCCGCGGCATGCAAGCCGGCGGTGAAATCTACGGCAAGACCGGCGAGGCCGAAATCAACGAGGGTTCGCACGCGTGGTTCGCAGGCTACCGCGACGACGACATTGCCTTCGCCACCCTCGTGGTCCTGGGCGGTGGTTCGGAAATCTCCGTGGCCATCACCGATCACTTCTTCCGGACCCTCGACGGCTATCGGGCCGAGCCCGGACTACGATGA
- the ispG gene encoding flavodoxin-dependent (E)-4-hydroxy-3-methylbut-2-enyl-diphosphate synthase, with product MSTSIGLGIPDAPPPTLAPRRKTRQLMVGNVGVGSDYPISVQSMTTTKTHDINATLQQIAQLTASGCDIVRVACPKTIDAEALPIIAKKSPIPVIADIHFQPKYIFAAIDAGCAAVRVNPGNIKEFDGRVKEVAKAAGDAGIPIRIGVNAGSLDKRLMEKYGKATPEALVESALWEASLFEEHGFGDIKISVKHNDPVIMVEAYRQLAAQSDYPLHLGVTEAGPAFQGTIKSSVAFGALLSQGIGDTIRVSLSADPVEEIKVGDQILQSMNLRPRKLEIVSCPSCGRAQVDVYTLAEEVTAGLEGMEFPLRVAVMGCVVNGPGEARDADLGVASGNGKGQIFVKGEVIKTVPESKIVETLIEEAMRLAEEQGLEEVEGTRVEVKVTR from the coding sequence GTGTCGACTTCCATTGGACTCGGTATCCCGGATGCTCCGCCGCCCACCCTGGCGCCTCGTCGAAAGACTCGCCAGTTGATGGTGGGCAATGTGGGCGTGGGATCTGACTACCCGATCTCGGTGCAGTCCATGACGACCACGAAGACCCACGACATCAACGCCACCTTGCAGCAGATCGCGCAGCTCACGGCCTCGGGGTGTGACATTGTGCGCGTGGCGTGCCCGAAGACGATTGACGCGGAAGCGCTGCCGATTATCGCGAAGAAGTCGCCGATCCCGGTCATCGCGGATATCCACTTCCAGCCGAAGTACATTTTCGCCGCCATCGACGCGGGGTGTGCGGCCGTGCGCGTCAACCCGGGCAACATCAAGGAATTCGATGGCCGCGTCAAAGAGGTGGCCAAGGCCGCGGGCGACGCCGGCATCCCGATTCGCATCGGCGTCAATGCCGGTTCCTTGGACAAGCGGCTCATGGAAAAGTACGGCAAGGCCACCCCGGAGGCCCTGGTCGAATCCGCTCTCTGGGAGGCCAGCCTGTTCGAGGAGCACGGCTTCGGCGATATCAAGATCTCGGTGAAGCACAATGACCCGGTCATCATGGTGGAGGCCTACCGCCAGCTGGCCGCGCAATCTGATTACCCCTTGCACCTTGGCGTCACCGAGGCCGGCCCTGCGTTCCAGGGCACCATCAAATCCTCGGTCGCGTTTGGTGCGCTGCTGTCTCAGGGGATCGGCGACACCATTCGCGTGTCCCTCTCGGCGGACCCGGTGGAGGAGATCAAGGTCGGCGACCAGATTCTGCAGTCGATGAACCTGCGCCCCCGCAAGCTGGAGATCGTCTCTTGCCCGTCCTGTGGCCGCGCTCAGGTCGACGTGTACACCCTCGCCGAGGAGGTCACCGCCGGGCTGGAGGGCATGGAATTCCCGCTGCGCGTCGCTGTGATGGGCTGTGTGGTTAATGGCCCGGGTGAGGCTCGCGACGCCGACCTCGGTGTCGCCTCGGGCAACGGCAAGGGCCAGATCTTTGTCAAGGGCGAAGTTATCAAGACGGTGCCGGAATCGAAGATCGTGGAAACTCTCATCGAAGAAGCCATGCGACTGGCCGAAGAGCAAGGTCTCGAAGAGGTCGAAGGCACTCGGGTAGAGGTCAAGGTCACCCGGTAG
- a CDS encoding M50 family metallopeptidase, producing MVSYFLGVFLFALGIAVTIALHEAGHMLTARAFGMRVRRFFIGFGPTIWSKKIGQTTYGFAALPFGGFCDIAGMTAQDPVTPEEAPHAMVTKPWWQRVIVLSGGVITNLIIGFIVIYGVAVTSGIPNPHADTRPLVGELSCVSDQVSDTTLAPCTGPGPAEKAGLEVGDRIVALNGQEVQAFTQVRDTILTMPGQTVTLSVERNGSPREITIDVPTVLRGGVEAGAIGVTSAPIADAIKTYGPVEAIGATGEFTWRLLDGTVRGLASFPAKIPGVVASIFGGERDQEGPMSVVGASRVGGELAERSLWDIFWLMLASLNFFLALFNLVPLPPLDGGHIAVVLYEKIRDLFRRARGLAPGGPANYEKLMPITYAMAATLLTIGVIVIVADVVNPVRMFG from the coding sequence GTGGTTTCGTATTTCCTGGGCGTTTTTCTTTTTGCGCTGGGCATCGCGGTGACGATCGCGCTGCATGAGGCGGGGCACATGCTCACCGCGCGGGCCTTCGGCATGCGCGTGCGCCGGTTCTTCATCGGATTTGGGCCGACGATTTGGTCGAAAAAAATTGGGCAGACCACCTACGGTTTCGCCGCTCTGCCTTTTGGTGGTTTCTGTGACATTGCGGGGATGACGGCGCAGGATCCAGTGACGCCGGAGGAAGCTCCGCACGCCATGGTGACTAAGCCGTGGTGGCAGCGGGTCATCGTGCTCTCCGGCGGCGTGATCACCAACCTCATCATTGGGTTCATCGTCATCTATGGGGTGGCCGTGACCAGCGGAATCCCCAACCCGCACGCTGATACCCGGCCGCTGGTCGGGGAGCTGTCGTGTGTTTCTGATCAGGTCTCTGACACCACCCTCGCCCCCTGCACCGGCCCGGGACCCGCTGAGAAAGCTGGCCTGGAGGTCGGTGACCGCATCGTCGCCCTCAACGGCCAAGAAGTACAGGCGTTTACGCAGGTCCGCGACACGATTCTCACCATGCCCGGGCAGACCGTCACCTTGTCGGTGGAGCGCAATGGCAGCCCCAGGGAGATCACCATCGACGTGCCCACCGTCCTGCGCGGCGGGGTCGAGGCGGGAGCCATCGGTGTCACGAGCGCCCCGATTGCGGATGCCATCAAGACTTATGGGCCCGTCGAGGCCATCGGCGCCACTGGAGAATTCACGTGGCGGCTGCTCGACGGCACCGTCCGTGGCCTGGCGTCCTTCCCAGCCAAGATCCCCGGCGTCGTTGCCTCGATCTTCGGCGGCGAACGCGACCAAGAAGGTCCCATGAGCGTTGTCGGCGCCTCGCGGGTGGGCGGCGAGCTGGCAGAACGCTCCCTGTGGGACATTTTCTGGCTCATGCTCGCCTCGCTCAACTTCTTCCTGGCCCTGTTTAACTTGGTGCCGCTCCCGCCGCTCGACGGCGGACACATTGCGGTGGTGTTGTACGAGAAGATCCGCGACCTGTTCCGCCGCGCCCGCGGGCTGGCCCCGGGCGGACCCGCGAACTACGAAAAGCTCATGCCCATCACCTACGCCATGGCGGCGACGCTGTTGACCATTGGTGTCATCGTCATCGTGGCGGACGTGGTCAACCCGGTACGGATGTTTGGATGA
- the dxr gene encoding 1-deoxy-D-xylulose-5-phosphate reductoisomerase gives MTTPQQPQQPKRVLILGSTGSIGTQALEVIADNPELFTVVGIAAGGSDPALVIAQARALKLGPQQVCVAQPQAAEMVARELGGPVVREAEQLVRDVPADTVLNALVGSLGLASTLATIELGSTLALANKESLVAGGDLVMGLAKPGQIVPVDSEHSAMAQCLRSGSSEEVARLVLTASGGPFRGWTREQMWDVTPQQAAAHPTWSMGQMNTLNSATLVNKGLELIEATLLFNMPSERIDVTVHPQSIVHSAVTFVDGGTIAQASPPSMKLPIAHALHWPHRVAGAQPALDFAQAHSWSFEPLDDAAFPAVQLARDVATRRGTFPAVYNAANEEAAAAFLAGRIRFPNIVDAVAEVLAGAASFADGVPSTVDDILEVEGEARRRANAIVDKLSSAL, from the coding sequence GTGACTACTCCCCAGCAGCCCCAGCAGCCTAAGCGCGTCCTCATTCTCGGTTCTACGGGTTCTATTGGTACCCAGGCTTTGGAGGTTATTGCGGATAATCCCGAGTTGTTCACGGTGGTGGGTATCGCTGCGGGGGGTTCGGATCCGGCGTTGGTGATTGCTCAGGCTCGGGCGTTGAAGTTGGGTCCGCAGCAGGTGTGCGTTGCGCAGCCGCAGGCCGCGGAGATGGTGGCGCGGGAGCTTGGTGGGCCGGTGGTGCGGGAGGCGGAGCAGCTGGTTCGTGATGTTCCGGCTGATACGGTGCTCAATGCTCTCGTTGGTTCTTTGGGGTTGGCGTCGACGTTGGCCACGATTGAGTTGGGTTCCACGTTGGCCTTGGCTAATAAGGAGTCCCTTGTGGCTGGCGGTGACCTGGTGATGGGTTTGGCGAAGCCGGGGCAGATTGTTCCGGTTGATTCGGAGCATTCGGCGATGGCGCAGTGTCTGCGGTCGGGGAGCAGTGAGGAGGTCGCGCGTTTGGTTCTTACTGCTAGCGGGGGTCCGTTCCGTGGTTGGACTCGGGAGCAGATGTGGGATGTGACGCCTCAGCAGGCGGCGGCGCATCCGACGTGGTCGATGGGGCAGATGAATACGTTGAATTCTGCGACGTTGGTGAACAAGGGGCTCGAGCTCATTGAGGCGACGTTGCTGTTTAACATGCCCTCCGAGCGTATCGACGTCACGGTGCATCCCCAATCGATCGTTCATTCCGCCGTCACGTTCGTGGATGGTGGCACTATCGCGCAGGCATCTCCGCCGTCGATGAAGCTGCCCATCGCCCACGCACTGCATTGGCCCCATCGCGTTGCGGGGGCGCAGCCGGCGCTCGATTTTGCGCAGGCGCATTCGTGGAGCTTTGAGCCGCTTGACGACGCCGCGTTCCCCGCGGTCCAGCTGGCGCGGGACGTCGCCACGCGACGGGGAACGTTCCCGGCCGTCTACAACGCCGCCAATGAGGAGGCCGCCGCGGCTTTCCTCGCCGGGCGCATTCGCTTCCCAAATATCGTGGATGCGGTGGCGGAGGTGCTGGCGGGCGCGGCGAGCTTTGCTGACGGTGTACCGTCAACGGTCGATGACATCCTCGAAGTAGAAGGGGAGGCCCGTAGGCGGGCCAACGCGATCGTCGATAAGCTCTCGTCGGCTTTATAA
- a CDS encoding DUF2631 domain-containing protein: MLLRRRRNVAASHEIVPEVHKGTSTLDVPSAALGWSELSRTTVQVSGWVSVGILLAYNFGNHTGHVETIWLLVIAAVIALGLLIHLFEPNLSQVRTITGHNKPANHVEPDWDYDQATLSGSYAQLSDSELRALNIDPSRVAHLRQVEKA; the protein is encoded by the coding sequence ATGCTCTTGAGAAGGAGAAGGAACGTGGCTGCTTCCCACGAGATCGTGCCTGAGGTTCACAAGGGAACCTCCACCCTGGATGTGCCGTCCGCGGCCCTCGGTTGGAGCGAGCTCAGCCGCACCACCGTGCAGGTATCCGGTTGGGTATCCGTGGGCATCCTGCTTGCCTACAACTTCGGTAACCACACCGGCCACGTCGAGACGATCTGGCTGCTGGTCATCGCCGCCGTCATCGCCCTCGGCCTGCTCATCCACCTCTTCGAGCCGAACCTCTCCCAGGTCCGCACCATCACCGGCCACAACAAGCCAGCCAACCACGTCGAGCCCGACTGGGACTACGACCAGGCCACCCTGTCCGGCAGCTACGCTCAGCTCTCCGACTCGGAGCTGCGTGCGCTCAACATCGATCCTTCCCGCGTCGCTCACCTGCGTCAGGTCGAAAAAGCCTAA
- a CDS encoding ABC transporter ATP-binding protein: MTSALLARDLTKRFGTTVAVDRLTLEIPRGSIYGIVGPNGAGKTTMITMAAGLARPTAGEVFICGHNVWTDPLPAKQAMGLLVDGIAVFDRLSGPEYLSYLGGLRGMDPVQVKERSTELLDALGLAEAGNKYIVDYSAGMTKKILLAGALLHGPEVLILDEPLEAVDPVSGRLIQEILRSFAARGGTVILSSHVMELVEGLCDHVAIINHGQVAVSGHVDEIRQGRSLVDVFIDEVGGAALQEGSFDWLNRS, from the coding sequence ATGACTTCGGCACTCCTCGCTCGTGATCTGACCAAACGTTTCGGCACTACCGTCGCCGTCGACCGCCTCACCCTCGAGATCCCACGTGGCTCGATTTACGGCATCGTCGGCCCGAACGGCGCCGGTAAAACAACGATGATCACCATGGCGGCCGGTTTGGCACGCCCGACGGCCGGCGAGGTTTTCATCTGCGGACACAACGTCTGGACCGATCCGCTGCCCGCCAAGCAAGCCATGGGCCTGCTCGTCGATGGCATCGCCGTCTTCGACCGACTCTCCGGCCCGGAATACCTCAGCTACCTCGGCGGCCTGCGTGGAATGGATCCGGTCCAGGTCAAGGAACGCTCCACCGAGCTTCTCGACGCCCTCGGCCTCGCCGAGGCCGGCAACAAGTACATCGTCGACTACTCCGCCGGCATGACAAAAAAGATCCTACTGGCCGGGGCCCTGCTCCACGGGCCGGAAGTGCTCATCCTCGACGAACCCCTCGAAGCCGTGGACCCCGTCTCGGGCCGCCTCATCCAGGAGATCCTGCGCAGTTTCGCTGCCCGCGGCGGCACCGTCATCCTCTCCTCGCACGTCATGGAGCTGGTGGAGGGCCTGTGCGATCACGTCGCGATCATCAACCACGGTCAGGTCGCCGTGTCCGGTCACGTGGACGAGATCCGCCAGGGACGCAGCCTCGTCGATGTCTTCATCGACGAAGTGGGCGGTGCTGCCCTGCAGGAGGGCTCCTTCGATTGGTTGAACCGCTCATGA